The following proteins are encoded in a genomic region of Glycine soja cultivar W05 chromosome 17, ASM419377v2, whole genome shotgun sequence:
- the LOC114393955 gene encoding uncharacterized protein LOC114393955, with translation MTLQKLSRFCSLSVVTSRQNAIKDHIIEWLEKNYPGLFHDIHFGNHFALDGVSRPKSEICRSLNAKVLIDDNPRYAIECADVGIRVLLFDYENSYPWCKNESVDQHPLVTRVKNWEEVERQLMSLIAS, from the exons ATGACTCTTCAGAAGTTATCAAGATTTTGTAGCCTATCAGTTGTAAC ATCACGACAAAATGCAATTAAGGACCACATAATTGAGTGGCTAGAGAAGAATTACCCAGGACTGTTTCATGATATTCACTTTGGTAACCACTTTGCTCTTGATGGTGTGTCAAGACCAAAGTCAGAAATTTGTAG GTCTTTAAATGCCAAGGTTCTTATTGATGATAACCCACGGTATGCCATAGAGTGTGCTGATGTTGGAATTAGAGTCTTACTTTTTGATTATGAAAACTCATATCCTTGGTGCAAGAACGAGTCTGTTGATCAGCATCCACTGGTGACCAGAGTTAAGAACTGGGAAGAAGTGGAACGACAATTAATGTCACTGATAGCTTCTTAG